From a single Anomalospiza imberbis isolate Cuckoo-Finch-1a 21T00152 chromosome 16, ASM3175350v1, whole genome shotgun sequence genomic region:
- the ARL6IP1 gene encoding ADP-ribosylation factor-like protein 6-interacting protein 1 isoform X1 produces the protein MAEGDNNSVYQLASETASLEEHLQGWGEVILMTDKVLRWERAWFPLALMSVVSFSFLMIYYLDPSVLSGVSCLVMFLCLADYLVPALAPRIFGSNKWTTEQQQRFHEICSNLVKSRRRIVGWWKRLFTLKEEKPKMYFMTMLFTLAVVAWIGQQVHNLFLTYLIVSFLLLFPGLNQHGIITKYIGMAKREINKLLKHKEKKNE, from the exons ATGGCGGAGGGCGACAACAACAGCGTCTACCAGCTG gCTTCTGAAACTGCAAGCTTGGAAGAGCACTTGCAAGGATGGGGAGAAGTGATTTTGATGACCGATAAAGTTCTTCGCTGGGAGCGAGCCTGGTTTCCTCTGGCACTGATGAGtgttgtttccttttccttcct GATGATCTACTATTTGGACCCATCAGTTCTCTCAGGTGTCTCCTGTTTGGTTATGTTCCTCTGTTTGGCTGATTACCTGGTTCCTGCTCTTGCTCCTCGAATCTTTGGCTCTAATAAGTG GACCACAGAACAGCAGCAAAGATTTCATGAGATTTGCAGCAACTTGGTGAAATCTCGTCGCCGGATTGTTGGCTGGTGGAAGCGCCTCTTCACTCTGAAGGAGGAGAAGCCTAAAATG TACTTCATGACCATGCTCTTCACTCTTGCTGTGGTTGCCTGGATTGGACAGCAAGTTCACAACCTCTTTCTGACCTATCTTATTG TAAGCTTCTTGTTACTGTTTCCTGGACTAAACCAACATGGGATCATCACAAAGTACATTGGAATGGCGAAAAGGGAGATCAACAAACTTCTCaagcacaaggaaaagaaaaacgAATGA
- the ARL6IP1 gene encoding ADP-ribosylation factor-like protein 6-interacting protein 1 isoform X2: MPELASETASLEEHLQGWGEVILMTDKVLRWERAWFPLALMSVVSFSFLMIYYLDPSVLSGVSCLVMFLCLADYLVPALAPRIFGSNKWTTEQQQRFHEICSNLVKSRRRIVGWWKRLFTLKEEKPKMYFMTMLFTLAVVAWIGQQVHNLFLTYLIVSFLLLFPGLNQHGIITKYIGMAKREINKLLKHKEKKNE, from the exons ATGCCTGAATTG gCTTCTGAAACTGCAAGCTTGGAAGAGCACTTGCAAGGATGGGGAGAAGTGATTTTGATGACCGATAAAGTTCTTCGCTGGGAGCGAGCCTGGTTTCCTCTGGCACTGATGAGtgttgtttccttttccttcct GATGATCTACTATTTGGACCCATCAGTTCTCTCAGGTGTCTCCTGTTTGGTTATGTTCCTCTGTTTGGCTGATTACCTGGTTCCTGCTCTTGCTCCTCGAATCTTTGGCTCTAATAAGTG GACCACAGAACAGCAGCAAAGATTTCATGAGATTTGCAGCAACTTGGTGAAATCTCGTCGCCGGATTGTTGGCTGGTGGAAGCGCCTCTTCACTCTGAAGGAGGAGAAGCCTAAAATG TACTTCATGACCATGCTCTTCACTCTTGCTGTGGTTGCCTGGATTGGACAGCAAGTTCACAACCTCTTTCTGACCTATCTTATTG TAAGCTTCTTGTTACTGTTTCCTGGACTAAACCAACATGGGATCATCACAAAGTACATTGGAATGGCGAAAAGGGAGATCAACAAACTTCTCaagcacaaggaaaagaaaaacgAATGA